The Henckelia pumila isolate YLH828 chromosome 2, ASM3356847v2, whole genome shotgun sequence genome includes a window with the following:
- the LOC140882090 gene encoding oxygen-evolving enhancer protein 2, chloroplastic-like: MASTACFLHQISTLSSKAARTCSQRSYVRSSHIVCQAQKQDDAAAVSRRLALTVLIGAAAIGSKVSPADAAYGESANIFGKPKTNTEYIPYVGDGFKIEIPSKWNPSKEREFPGQVLRYEDNFDATSNVSVIITPTDKKSITDYGPPEAFLAGVDFLLGKQSYFGKTDSEGGFDSGAVATANILETSTPVIGGKQYYFLSVLTRTADGDEGGKHQLITASVSDGKLYICKAQAGDKRWFKGARKFVEGTSSSFGIA; this comes from the exons ATGGCCTCCACTGCTTGTTTTCTGCATCAGATTTCGACCCTCTCTTCCAAAGCAGCAAGAACTTGCTCTCAGCGCAGCTATGTGAGGTCCAGCCACATCGTCTGCCAAGCCCAGAAACAGGATGATGCAGCCGCCGTGTCTCGTCGACTGGCCCTCACTGTTCTCATTGGTGCTGCTGCCATTGGCTCCAAGGTTTCACCTGCAGATGCTGCTTATGGAGAATCTG CCAATATATTTGGAAAGCCCAAGACAAACACAGAGTACATACCTTACGTTGGTGATGGATTCAAGATAGAGATTCCCTCAAAGTGGAACCCAAGCAAAGAGAGGGAGTTCCCAGGTCAGGTGCTGAGATATGAAGACAACTTTGATGCAACCAGCAACGTTTCTGTTATCATCACCCCCACTGACAAAAAATCCATCACAGACTACGGTCCCCCCGAAGCCTTCCTCGCCGGA GTGGACTTTCTTCTGGGAAAACAATCCTACTTCGGTAAAACTGATTCAGAG GGTGGATTTGATTCGGGAGCCGTGGCAACTGCCAACATACTGGAGACATCGACCCCGGTGATTGGTGGGAAGCAATACTATTTCTTGTCTGTGTTGACAAGAACAGCAGATGGAGATGAAGGTGGCAAACACCAGCTGATTACGGCCTCAGTTTCGGACGGAAAGCTCTACATCTGCAAGGCTCAGGCTGGAGACAAAAGATGGTTCAAAGGTGCAAGGAAGTTTGTAGAGGGCACATCGAGTTCTTTCGGTATTGCTTGA